One segment of Colius striatus isolate bColStr4 chromosome 11, bColStr4.1.hap1, whole genome shotgun sequence DNA contains the following:
- the PLEKHA3 gene encoding pleckstrin homology domain-containing family A member 3 translates to MEGVLYKWTNYLAGWQPRWFVLDNGILSYYDSQDDVCKGSKGSIKMAVCEIKVHATDNTRMELIIPGEQHFYMKAVNAAERQRWLVALGSAKACLADTRTKKEKEISETSESLKTKMSELRLYCDLLMQQVHTIREFVHHEETRSPPSIENMNEASSLLSATCNTFITTLEECVKIANAKFKPEMFQLSHPDPLVSPVSPSPVQMMKRSISHPGPCYSERNNHSVKEPISSFHRFSQRRRRTYSDTESYSDTPFEDSQRSAHCSRSAVNGDLMSSTIPEENRPVSKEKSELEETLSSFSS, encoded by the exons GTTGGCAGCCTCGGTGGTTTGTTTTAGACAATGGGATATTGTCCTACTATGATTCACAGGATGATGTTTGCAAGGGCAGCAAAGGAAGTATAAAGATGGCTGTGTGTGAAATAAAAG ttCATGCAACTGACAACACAAGAATGGAGCTAATCATCCCAGGGGAACAGCATTTCTATATGAAAGCAGTTAATGCAGCTGAAAGGCAAAGGTGGCTGGTAGCACTGGGGAGTGCAAAAGCCTGTTTAGCAGAtaccagaacaaaaaaagaaaaag AAATAAGTGAGACCAGTGAATCTCTTAAAACCAAAATGTCCGAACTTCGTCTCTACTGTGACCTTTTAATGCAGCAAGTTCATACAATACGAGAATTTGTTCACCATGAGGAGACTCGCTCTCCTCCCAGCATTGAG AACATGAATGAAGCCTCTTCCTTGCTTAGTGCCACTTGTAATACATTTATCACAACGCTTGAAGAATGTGTGAAGATTGCTAATGCCAAGTTCAAGCCAGAAATGTTCCAGCTGTCTCACCCTGATCCATTAGTTTCTCCTGTGTCACCATCACCTGTCCAAATG atgAAACGTTCCATTAGCCACCCTGGTCCTTGCTATTCAGAAAg GAATAATCACTCTGTAAAAGAACCAATTTCATCCTTTCACCGATTTTCACAGCGGCGCAGAAGAACATACTCAGATACAGAATCTTACAGTGATACTCCCTTTGAAGATTCTCAGA GATCTGCTCACTGTTCTAGAAGTGCTGTCAATGGAGATCTTATGTCATCAACCATTCCTGAAGAAAACAGACCAGTATCAAAGGAAAAATCTGAACTAGAAGAgactctttcttccttttcttcctga